The nucleotide window AAAAATATAATAGTCTTATCATAAAGTCCATCTGCTTTAAGTTCTGCGATTAACTTTCCAACTTGTTTGTCTAACAATTCTATATTACTGTAAACTCTTGCAATGTCTTTTCGAGAGGTTTCTGTATCTTGATAATATGGTGGCACAGGAACTGTTGACGGCTCAACAGTTAAAGGTTTATCAGCATTTTTCCAGATTTTGCTTTCGTGGGTAACATCAAAATTAAATACAGAAAAAAATGGCTGTCCCTCTTTTCGGTTTCGCCAATGTGCTTGTTTGTTGTTTTGGTCCCAAGCTGTTACTGGTGCAGCAAATTGATAATCGGTCTTTTGGTTATTAGAAGTAAAATAACCGTCTTTACGAAGGTATTCGGTAAAACATTTTACATTTTCTGGTATGACTGTACTATATTGTATAATCTCATTGCCTTCTAAATCAAAACGATTGGTATCTGTTTTGTACTCACGTTTTCCCCAAGATTGAATATCCAAACCTGTTCGCATATGCATGGTGCCAATGCTTGTAGGATACATACCTGTAATAATGGATGATCGGCTAGGTCCACAAACGCCAACCACAGCAAAAGCGTTTTCATACACAACACTTTCTTTTGCCAAGGCATCTAAATTGGGTGTTTTAGCAGTATTATCACCATAAAATGACAATATAGGACTGATGTCTTCACAAACCACCCAAAGGATATTAGGTTGTGTTTTTTCTTGAATTTCCTCTACTTTTTTTTCAACTTTAGAATTGCATGAACTAAAAAGTATTACAATAAAAAATAGTTTAAAAACATTCATTATAATTCTATCTTATAAAAATTTGATTGCCTTGGTTTAAGTTGAAAAGTTCCTGAGACCAACTGGCCATTTTCAACAAAAGAATATTCGTACTCGCCAAAAAAACCTATTCCTGAAACCGTTCCGTCTTCAGAAGTTGTTTCGTTTAGGCTGGTCTTCCAAGCACCGTGGACTAATGAGAAATAAGCTTTACCCATAACACCAATCTCATTATCGGCATTAAAAATATCTGATTTTTTTCGACCATCTTCGGTATTTCCCCAAAACAGAAACTCTGATACATTTGGATGACTAAAAGCAGCTATCATAAAATCGCGTGTGTATTGTTCGCGCACTTTTGGGTCTTGTACATCCATAGTAAACTCCGAAATACTAATTTGCTTTCCTAAAGTAGCATAGAACGATAAAATTTCAAGCACACGTTCTGGTGGTGTTAAATCACTTCCTATATGGCTTTGTATGCCTATGCCTTGTACCAATCCGCCTGTATTTTCATCGATACGTTTTATAAAATCGTAATACCATTGTTGCTTTTGGGTGTCAATTCCGCCTTTACTTATAATGCCATACTCGTTAGTAAAACGTCTAACTTTTGGTTGTTTTTTTGCCAATGTTCTAAATCCGTTGTAAAGAATCTCTTCACTTCCTGTTGTTTTTTGTAAATCTCTATTGGTATAGGCTTCATTAACCACATCCCAATGCGTTAGTTTTCCTTTGGTTGCATCTAAAATAGAATTGACGTGGCTTTTAATTATTTCTGTTACTTTTTCAGGATTGTCCTTGTTTTGTCTTACTTCTGGCGTGAGGTAGTTAAATCCAGGCCAAATTAATACATGCCCTTTTACAGGATAACCGTCTTCCTCTAAAACATCTAATGCTTTTAATGTCATTGCGCGCTTTTTCTTGTTTTGCCAATGCTTAATTTTGAGGTCATTACCAAGAACCAAACAATTAAAAGCTTTTTTGAAATTTTTGTAATCATCAGAATTGTTTACGATATCCTCTGCAGCCATTCGTGCTCCAAAAGGGAATAAATGTTTTTTTAGTTTTACGTTAAACGATTTGCTTTTTAAAGGTTGACCGTCTTTATAGAACTGTAATGTGAATTTTCCCTGCCTAATCGATTCAATACGTTCTATGGCATCTTTTCGCCATTGTGCATCAGCTTCCATACCAGCATAAGTGATTTCGGTTTTGGGTAAATCTCCTAGTTTAGTTCCTTCTGGAAAAACTTCAAATTTAATATCCTTAATAGAAAAAGACTGCGGTCTGTAACCATATTGCATCACAAGTCCTAAATTGTCTTTGTTGATGTATCTATCTGCTTCAAAAGGTAGATAGTAGGTTTGCCACTCTGATGAAAAACTTTGCGTATAATCTATATTGCCTTTGTAATCTCCCGTTTGCTTAAAGATTATAAGTGCTTTTGCTTCGCCTGTTTCTAAACTTGCTGTTTCGGTTTTTGCCTTAAAAGACAATAAAAAAACGGTTCCTTTTTTATAGCCTTTTTTAATTATAGGAATACTGGTAGCACAATTGTAAATGAACTTTGGCTCTTCTTTAGTTTCAATTAAAAACTGAAGGTTCCCAGCAGCGTCTTTAGATTTTTCGATGTTTGATAAATTGCCCTTTGTATTTAGAAATGCAATCTTGTTTTTATTTATTAAGTCTTTGCCTTTAGGCTTATTCTGGGCAAAAGCCAACGTAATAAAACATATGAAATATAATGATGTTATGTGCTTCATCTTATTCTATAATTTTTGATAATTCCTCTGCAAACGATTTTGCGCCTGCGACACTTAAGTGCACATTATCCTTTAGATCTTCTATCGTCGTCAATTTATCGCCTTCAATTATGTAGATATTGTCGTCACCCTTTTGCTGTCTTTCTTTTATAATCTCTGTTATTGCTGCTATAAAGAGCTCTATTGGTAAATTTGTTTTTTTAGATGTTTTCCATTTTGTCGCCAAGGATACGATACAATAGATTTTGGTCTCCTTATGGGTCTCCCTTATGATGTTCAAGATGTTCTCATAGCGTTTTTTTAATGCTTCAACACCAACGCCTTCTCCATTAAAATCGTTGGTACCAATGAGAACAGTCATCATATCGATGTGCTTAAAATCATCGCGAATCATTTCTGCCATAACTTCCGATGTTTTTGAACCTCCTACAGCAGTATTAAATAACTCATAATTCAACTTTTTTGCTAAAATAAAAGGGAATGTTTCCTGAGTGGTTTGTTGCCCAGTACCATGTGAAATAGAATCGCCAAAAGCAACATAGGTCTTTCTAGTTTCCCTTTTTAAAGGTTCTAAATTATGGTTCTCTTCGAGCTCTAAACCTAGAAAATGTACATCGGTTTTTAATGGAAATGTTATAGAATACGTGACATGTTTACCTGATTTTTTAGAACTTATATCTATAGTAACTATGTTATTTGGAATGTACTTAAATTGTTTGTTTTTATCAAACACATCATCCTGAAACACACCAAAAACAGGTGCTTTATCCAAACCTTCAATAATCTTAAATCTTACTTTTACCGTTGGGCTTTTCGTTTTAAAGTTTAATGTTATCCCAGAACATGTCCTTGCCTTTAGGGGATTAAATAAATTTTCTTTTGTTGTATTCTCATATACTTTTTGATTATGTCTATGCGCAACTAATTCATTATCCTCAATTGATACATAATTACTCCCTTCAACAATAATATTTTTATCATTACAAGGAACATTGTAATAGTCTTGGGCAGCTACATTAATAGTAATCAGCAAAACAAATGATATTATTAAATTAGTCACTATATTGTTCATCTTAAAATTTATCTTTCCAATTATTAAGTTCTTTCAGTAATTGCTGAACTAATTCTGGGTTTTTACCAGAAATATCATCCAATTCTGAGGGGTCTTTTCGTAAATCATAAAGTTCTGTCCTACCTTCTTGGTACCAATTGATAAGTTTATAATTACCTTTTCTAATAGCAGATGACCTGGTGTCTCCAGTATTTACAGGTCTTGCTTTAGATGAATGCCAAAACACGGTTCTACCTGTCCATTTTTCTTTGTTTTGAAGAATTGGCAAAAAGCTTTTTCCGTTGGTTTGTAAATCCATTTTAGCTGTAATATCTAAAACCGTTGGAAACACATCCATCAACATTACCAATGATTCATCATCAGTTTTTGGTTGAAATTTTCCGTTCCATTTTACCATTAACGGCACTTTTATACCACCATCATACAACCAACCCTTTCCGGCACGTAGCGGATAGTTTGATGTTGCTAACTGTCGTTGTTTTGTACCATCGTTTGATAATCCTCCATGGTCTGATGAAAACACGATAATCGTGTTATCATCAATATTCAAGTCCTTGAGCAGTTGTAATAGCTTTCCAACATTTTCATCCATCGTTTCTACCATTGCTGCATACTTAGGATGGTCTTGACGCATTTTAGTACGACCTGTTCCTTCCTTTATATATTCTGGTTGATTTCCGAAGTCAAAATTTTTGATTTCGGTTTTGTTTCGAGCAATATCTTTTTCTTTAGCCTCCAAAGGTTGATGCACTGCATAAAAGGAAAACATCGCCATAAACGGTTTGTTTTTGTCTGCGTTTCTAATGTATTTAGCGACATTATCAGTCATCACGTCCATTAAATAATCACCTTCTTTACTTACTGAATCAACATCTGGAATTGGTTTTTTCTTGGTCTTCCCATTTCGCTTCAGTTCATTAAAAGGATATAGAAAACTAATTGGCGAACCTGCATGCCCAGCAGCAAAACTGTAGTCGTAACCAAAATCTTTTAAACTTTGTTCATCTCCTAAATGCCATTTCCCAAAGTAAGCGGTTTGGTAACCTAAAGCTTTAATATTCTTAATAAAGTTTTTTTGATCAGGAACATTATTCATTTCAAAACCATCATCTGGCACATCCCCATTTTGCACTGGGTAATTGCCTGTCATCATCGCATATCGTGATGGTACACAGCGCGGATAATTGGCATACGCATTATTAAACACAACCGATTGTTTTGCCAACGCATCAATATTTGGTGTTTGATAAATCTGGCTACCATTCATACTTAAATCGTGAAAACCTAAATCGTCTACATAAATAATGAGAATATTAGGTTTTGCCTCATTTGAATCTGAAACCGAAGCTGAATATGATTGTTGTGTCGCTTGTTTTGGTTTACAACCAAAGATTAAGCTACAAAGCACTAATGCGATTATTGGATATGATTTTAAGATCTTGTGCATATTATTGTTTGATATAGTCTGGATTTAGTTGTGGTTTTTCGTAGCCAGTTTCTGTTTTCCACTGTTGCAATCTTGCTTTTAATTTATCTATTTCGGCAGGATAGTTGTTTGACACCTCTTTAGTTTCATAAGGGTCGTTGTTCAAATTATACAAAGTAAAGTTGTTTGTTTCCACATCTTCTGTCATTTTAAAACCATCCATTTGTATCACATTCACCCAACTTGAAGCAAACTCCTGTCTTTTTTCGTTCCAACGTGCATAGTTGGTGTATTGCCAAACCAATGCATCGCGTTTAGTTTCCGAAGTTATTCCTAATAAAACAGGTGAAATGTCTTCACCATCCAAAACATAGTCTTTTGGTTTTGAGGTATTCGTCAATCCTAAAAGTGTTGGATAAATATCAACATGAATTATAGGTTCATTAGACCTTGAGCCAGCCTTAATCTTATTTTTCCATTTGAAAATATATGGTACTCGAATGCCTCCTTCTAAAGTTTGACCTTTTACACCTTTGTATGGTTGATTGAAGATATTACTTTCGGTTTTGTAGTGACCGTTATCGCTTGTAAACACAATAATAGTATCGTCTTCCAACCCTAAATCGTTTAAAGTTTTTAATAATTGACCAACACTTTCATCAAGACTTTTAATCATGGCTAAAACCTTAATTTCGTCTTTACCGACTATGGAATTATTTTTTAATTTATTTTTGAAATATGCCAAATATTCTGCTTTGGGCTCTAAAGGTTTATGTACTAAATAATAAGGTACATAAGCGAAGAAAGGTTTGTTTTCTGAAGACGCTTTTTTTATAAAATTGATGGTTTTATCAGTAATCACATCTGCGGAATATTGTGTGTTATCCAAATCTTCTTGTTGTGGTGAGGTTTTGAAATTATAGTGTCCCGTAATTTCATAACCTTCATCAAATCCTTGATTTTGGATTTGTAAATCGTTTTTTCCTAAATGCCATTTCCCATATGCTGAAGTTGTATAATTGCTGGTTTTTAAAGCTTCGGCAATGGTGATTTTATCTAAATTTAATCCTGCACCAGAACCCTTAACTCTATTGATTTCTGGTGGTAAAAAGCGCATCGCTTCCAATGTTTTTTTATCGGTTTTGTAACGATCTGCCACACGATACACTTTATGTCTTGGCACATATTGTCCTGATAAAATAGACGCTCGCGATGGTGCGCAAGTAGGATCGTTAGAATAACCATTAGTAAAATGCATACCTTCAAAAAACAGTTTATCTATATTTGGCGATTCTACCAAAGCATTACCGTTAGAATTTAAGGCATTGATACCTAAATCGTCTGCCAAAATAAAAACGATATTGGGTTTTTTAGTCAGTTCTTGTCCTTTTACAAGAAAAGAAGTCGCTAGATATGCTATGAGTATTATTGTCTTATTCATACACATTAAAAGCTGTAATTTGAATCACTCTCGTCTTTTTTGTGGGTTTTAATCGGATACCATAAATAGCATCGCCATTAAGTTTAATTCTTAAACCTTCACCAATGGTTTTACCTTTATAAATGGTATTCCAAATACCACTTTTATCTTTAGCTTCAATGAAAAACTCGCGTACACAATGCGAACGCATATTCTCACTTAATAATATGGTTTTTATGTTTTTAGCAGATTTGAAACCTAAAGTTAAACTTGGATTTTTATCTTCTTTTGAAGGTTCCCACCAAGATTTTAAGTGAATGCC belongs to Winogradskyella sp. J14-2 and includes:
- a CDS encoding endo-1,4-beta-xylanase, with the translated sequence MKHITSLYFICFITLAFAQNKPKGKDLINKNKIAFLNTKGNLSNIEKSKDAAGNLQFLIETKEEPKFIYNCATSIPIIKKGYKKGTVFLLSFKAKTETASLETGEAKALIIFKQTGDYKGNIDYTQSFSSEWQTYYLPFEADRYINKDNLGLVMQYGYRPQSFSIKDIKFEVFPEGTKLGDLPKTEITYAGMEADAQWRKDAIERIESIRQGKFTLQFYKDGQPLKSKSFNVKLKKHLFPFGARMAAEDIVNNSDDYKNFKKAFNCLVLGNDLKIKHWQNKKKRAMTLKALDVLEEDGYPVKGHVLIWPGFNYLTPEVRQNKDNPEKVTEIIKSHVNSILDATKGKLTHWDVVNEAYTNRDLQKTTGSEEILYNGFRTLAKKQPKVRRFTNEYGIISKGGIDTQKQQWYYDFIKRIDENTGGLVQGIGIQSHIGSDLTPPERVLEILSFYATLGKQISISEFTMDVQDPKVREQYTRDFMIAAFSHPNVSEFLFWGNTEDGRKKSDIFNADNEIGVMGKAYFSLVHGAWKTSLNETTSEDGTVSGIGFFGEYEYSFVENGQLVSGTFQLKPRQSNFYKIEL
- a CDS encoding SGNH/GDSL hydrolase family protein, coding for MNNIVTNLIISFVLLITINVAAQDYYNVPCNDKNIIVEGSNYVSIEDNELVAHRHNQKVYENTTKENLFNPLKARTCSGITLNFKTKSPTVKVRFKIIEGLDKAPVFGVFQDDVFDKNKQFKYIPNNIVTIDISSKKSGKHVTYSITFPLKTDVHFLGLELEENHNLEPLKRETRKTYVAFGDSISHGTGQQTTQETFPFILAKKLNYELFNTAVGGSKTSEVMAEMIRDDFKHIDMMTVLIGTNDFNGEGVGVEALKKRYENILNIIRETHKETKIYCIVSLATKWKTSKKTNLPIELFIAAITEIIKERQQKGDDNIYIIEGDKLTTIEDLKDNVHLSVAGAKSFAEELSKIIE
- a CDS encoding sulfatase, whose translation is MHKILKSYPIIALVLCSLIFGCKPKQATQQSYSASVSDSNEAKPNILIIYVDDLGFHDLSMNGSQIYQTPNIDALAKQSVVFNNAYANYPRCVPSRYAMMTGNYPVQNGDVPDDGFEMNNVPDQKNFIKNIKALGYQTAYFGKWHLGDEQSLKDFGYDYSFAAGHAGSPISFLYPFNELKRNGKTKKKPIPDVDSVSKEGDYLMDVMTDNVAKYIRNADKNKPFMAMFSFYAVHQPLEAKEKDIARNKTEIKNFDFGNQPEYIKEGTGRTKMRQDHPKYAAMVETMDENVGKLLQLLKDLNIDDNTIIVFSSDHGGLSNDGTKQRQLATSNYPLRAGKGWLYDGGIKVPLMVKWNGKFQPKTDDESLVMLMDVFPTVLDITAKMDLQTNGKSFLPILQNKEKWTGRTVFWHSSKARPVNTGDTRSSAIRKGNYKLINWYQEGRTELYDLRKDPSELDDISGKNPELVQQLLKELNNWKDKF
- a CDS encoding sulfatase, with the protein product MNKTIILIAYLATSFLVKGQELTKKPNIVFILADDLGINALNSNGNALVESPNIDKLFFEGMHFTNGYSNDPTCAPSRASILSGQYVPRHKVYRVADRYKTDKKTLEAMRFLPPEINRVKGSGAGLNLDKITIAEALKTSNYTTSAYGKWHLGKNDLQIQNQGFDEGYEITGHYNFKTSPQQEDLDNTQYSADVITDKTINFIKKASSENKPFFAYVPYYLVHKPLEPKAEYLAYFKNKLKNNSIVGKDEIKVLAMIKSLDESVGQLLKTLNDLGLEDDTIIVFTSDNGHYKTESNIFNQPYKGVKGQTLEGGIRVPYIFKWKNKIKAGSRSNEPIIHVDIYPTLLGLTNTSKPKDYVLDGEDISPVLLGITSETKRDALVWQYTNYARWNEKRQEFASSWVNVIQMDGFKMTEDVETNNFTLYNLNNDPYETKEVSNNYPAEIDKLKARLQQWKTETGYEKPQLNPDYIKQ